Proteins encoded together in one bacterium window:
- a CDS encoding DUF5320 domain-containing protein, producing MPGGDRTGPQGEGPRTGRGLGDCAPRKDKDGNIIEPLLGLGRGGYPRGGGRGWGGGRGNGRGFGRGGGYGVRYRQRGTSTEPEKKDD from the coding sequence ATGCCAGGCGGAGACAGAACCGGACCCCAGGGTGAAGGTCCGCGTACCGGTCGCGGCCTCGGCGACTGCGCGCCCCGGAAGGACAAAGACGGCAACATCATCGAGCCGCTGCTCGGCCTCGGACGCGGCGGCTACCCAAGGGGCGGAGGACGTGGCTGGGGCGGCGGACGCGGAAACGGCCGCGGATTCGGTCGCGGCGGAGGCTACGGCGTCCGCTACCGGCAGCGCGGCACTTCCACCGAGCCCGAGAAAAAAGACGATTAG